The following are from one region of the Hemitrygon akajei chromosome 31, sHemAka1.3, whole genome shotgun sequence genome:
- the LOC140719493 gene encoding uncharacterized protein, with amino-acid sequence MKFYHVRPKSSPREQPVVVKKLFATFFLFVFLTGRNDACNFEEYNPVTNYAPSIESLRDNLPTDYNLTVFLQDNTGMDRCCSELQTMLSLNRSIEHIIQNSVDPLRELALAVTRQIVFLGDCPVEESFNCEVKRWNSTHLLQNLKQSLNSFSDRFNSQKCNFNKCVLYTCMPGQVTTTSSTLASEELLGISSSGASHTATTTDVPTSLSSAMNLQSPLASTPPTFLTNGSNVDPSLRNGSLANGSQMYPATANGNTTNAPLSLTTNVLHNKSYPLSPSANTSVINGTETSPVNISQPAVDYQGNFSPTSLTIDNGGVAMATRMCQTSVISPLMSRIATVVLVFSVVANVILLRCLVRRKQRQALGQLTEMEPLSSVNVEQQEMWTQRPRRR; translated from the exons ATGAAATTTTATCATGTACGTCCGAAGAGCTCACCAAGGGAACAGCCAGTGGTAGTGAAGAAGCTGTTT GCGACtttctttctatttgtatttTTAACGGGGAGAAATGACGCCTGTAACTTTGAAGAGTATAATCCTGTTACCAATTACGCTCCGAGCATTGAGAGTCTG AGAGACAACCTTCCCACTGACTACAATCTCACAGTCTTcctgcaggacaatacaggaatg GACAGATGCTGTTCGGAACTTCAGACCATGCTGTCGCTGAACAGATCCATAGAGCACATAATTCAGAATTCCGTGGACCCACTCCGAGAATTAGCCTTGGCTGTCACAAGGCAAATAGTATTCCTAGGTGACTGCCCAGTGGAG GAATCCTTCAACTGTGAAGTTAAGCGATGGAACTCCACGCACCTTCTCCAGAATTTGAAACAGAGCCTGAATTCTTTTAGTGACCGTTTCAACAGCCAGAAATGCAATTTCAATAAGTGTGTCTTGTACACCTGTATGCCAG GGCAAGTTACAACAACGTCCTCCACGCTGGCGTCAGAGGAGCTACTGGGAATATCCTCCAGCGGAGCCAGTCACACTGCAACAACCACTGATGTGCCAACATCCCTGAGCAGTGCAATGAACCTGCAATCACCATTGGCCAGTACACCTCCAACCTTCCTAACCAATGGAAGCAACGTAGACCCATCCTTAAGAAATGGCAGCTTAGCCAATGGGAGTCAGATGTATCCAGCAACAGCCAATGGCAATACAACCAATGCACCTCTCTCCTTGACCACCAATGTGTTACACAATAAAAGTTACCCGCTTTCACCGTCAGCCAATACCAGCGTAATCAATGGAACCGAAACCAGTCCAGTCAACATTAGCCAACCCGCCGTAGATTACCAAGGCAATTTCAGCCCAACGTCTCTGACCATTGATAATGGAGGCGTGGCGATGGCCACGAGAATGTGCCAAACCAGTGTCATCTCCCCACTGATGTCACGGATAGCGACCGTTGTCCTCGTGTTCAGTGTGGTCGCCAATGTGATTCTGCTCAGATGTTTAGTGAGAAGGAAACAAAGGCAG gcCCTGGGGCAGTTAACTGAGATGGAGCCGTTGTCATCGGTCAATGTGGAGCAGCAGGAGATGTGGACACAGAGGCCAAGGAGGCGATGA